A single genomic interval of Argopecten irradians isolate NY chromosome 8, Ai_NY, whole genome shotgun sequence harbors:
- the LOC138328899 gene encoding uncharacterized protein, with protein sequence MAYRSAEHETTSSTPNLMMLGRETSTPLDIQYAIPRGMKAIPQNQWAWQLQETMEDAHQLVRDHMKGAMQRQKRNHDNKLSWEKFKPGDEVFVFFPNVKTGLSPKLSCRWRGPFRVLSKLTDVTYRVRCGRKGKPKWYMRIG encoded by the coding sequence ATGGCGTACAGGTCTGCAGAACACGAGACCACATCGAGTACTCCAAACCTCATGATGCTTGGCAGAGAGACCAGCACCCCTCTGGATATCCAGTATGCTATCCCCAGAGGCATGAAAGCTATCCCTCAGAACCAGTGGGCTTGGCAACTTCAGGAAACCATGGAGGACGCCCATCAACTAGTGAGGGATCACATGAAGGGAGCTATGCAGAGACAAAAGAGGAATCATGACAACAAACTGTCCTGGGAAAAATTTAAACCAGGTGATGAAGTCTTTGTATTCTTTCCCAATGTGAAGACTGGACTGAGCCCTAAGTTGTCATGCAGATGGCGTGGACCATTTAGAGTACTATCAAAGCTGACTGATGTAACATACAGGGTACGTTGTGGTCGTAAAGGGAAGCCCAAGTGGTACATGCGGATCGGCTGA